The DNA region GAGGAGGGTCGGATAGCGGGGCTCGTTGAGGCCCTTGGAGCAGGATAAGGCCGCGGGCAGACTGGCCTCGATCTCCAAGGTCGCGCCCTCCACCTCGCGCTGCACCAGGAGCTTGTCTTCGCAGAGCTCGATCTTGGCGGCGCCCAGCACGTGGGGGATGTCGAGATACTGCGCCACGGCCGCGGCCAGGGCGTCTTCCTGCGTGTCGATCATCTCCCGGCCGCAGAGTATCAAGGAAGGGTTGAAGCCCTTGATGGCGGCGGCGAGGATGCGGCCCTGCGTGACCACGTCCGCCTGCCAGGCGGCCGGCTCGCAGATCCAGACCGCGCGCTCCAGGCCCATGGCCAGGGCGCTGCGCAAGGCGGCCTCGGCGCGCGCCGGGCCGATGCAGAAGCCCACGGCCGACCCGCCAGCCTTCTCCGTGATGCGCAGGGCCTCCTCGACCGCGTACTCGTCGTAGGGATTGAGGATGAACTTGATGTCCGTCTCCAGGATGGCGCCGGGCCGGGCCGGGTCCGGCTTGACTGCGGCCTCGGTGTCCGGGACCTGCCTGAGTATGACCGCGACGTCCATGGCCTTAGGCTCCCAGCACGCTGCGGGCGATGACGAGCCTCTGGATCTCGGAGGTGCCCTCGTAGATCTCGGTGATGCGCTGGTCCCGGTAGAGCCGCTCCACCTTGTAATCCTTCATGAAGCCGTAGCCGCCGTGGATCTGCACGGCTTTATGGCAGACGCGGTGCGCCATCTCCGAGGCGAAGAGCTTGAGCATGGCGGCCTCCTTGGTGAAGCGCGGTTTGCCCGCGTCCTTCATCCAGGCCACCCGGTAGAGCATGGTCTTGGCCAACTCGACATCGGTGGCCATGTCCGCGAGCATGAACTGCAGGACCTCCAGTTCCGCGATGGGCTTGCCGAACTGGACCCTCTCCTTGGCGTAGCGCACCGCCTCGTCCAGGGCCGCCTCCGCGATGCCCACGGCCTGGGAGGCGATGCCGATGCGGCCGCCGTCCAAGGTGGCCAGGGCGACCTTGAGGCCCTTGCCCTCCTCGCCCAGAAGCGCGTCGGCCGGGACCCGGCAGTCATCGAACACCATCTCGGTCGTGCTCGAGGTGCGGATGCCCATCTTGTTCTCGTGCTTGCCGACCGAAAAGCCCGGCGCGTCCTTGGTGAACAGGAAGGCGTTTATGCCGGGCTTGCCTCCCGCCGGCACGTCGCTGCGGGTGAAGACGATGATGACGTCGGCGATGCCGCCGTTGGTGGTGAAGTTCTTGGTGCCGTTGATGACGAAGCCCCCGTCCTTGCGCACGGCCGTGGCCCTCATGGAGGCGGGGTCGCTGCCCGCGCCGGCCTCGGTCAGGGAGAAGCAGCCGATCCACTCGCCGCTGGTGAGCTTGGGCAGGTACTTCTTCTTCTGGGCCTCGGTGCCGAAGTGCTCGACGGCGTCGTTGACCAAGGAGTTCTGCACCGAGACCGCCACGGCCGCGCCCGCGTCGGCCTTGCTGAACTCCACCATGGAGCCGGCGTAGGCCACGGCGCCCAAAGCCGAGCCCCCGTGCTCCTCGGCCACGGTCATTCCCAGGTAGCCCAGTTCCCCCAGCTCCTTGAGGGCCTTGAGGTTGACCTCGCCCTTCTCGTCGAGCTCGGCCACGGCCGGCGCCAGCTTGTCCTGCGCGAAGCGGCGCGCCCCGTCGATCGCCATCCGTTGCTCTGCACTGAATTCAAAATCCATTATTCTCCTCCGAGGGGGCGATTGTAGGCGTTTTGCGGCCCTTCATGCAATGCCGAGTGTCATGCCGCCTGAGCGGCGGGCGCGTCGACGGGCGCGTACTCGCGCGCGGCCTCCCGGCCGTAGAGCACGCGCAGCGCGCCCTTGGCCAGGGCCGCCATCTCGTTCTCCCCGGGATAGACGGTGACGCCGCAGCCCAGGCCGCGCAGGTAGCCCGTGACGCGCTCCACGAGCAGCCCGGAGCGGGCCATGCCCCCGGTCAGGATGACGCGGTCCAGCTTCTGCCCGTCGAAAGCGGGGACCAAAGCGGCCGCGGCCTTGGCGATCTGATAGGCCATGGCGTCCAAGACCTCCGCTGCCTCCGCGTCCCCGGCCAGTATGCGCCTCTCGACCTCGCGCAGGTCCGCAGTGCCCAGCAGATCGATGAGTCCGCCCGCGCCCTTGATGAGCTTGCGGACTTCCGCGAAGGTGTAGCGTCCCGAGAAGAACAGCTCCGCGAATTGCGCCTGCGGCAGGGAGCCGCAGCGCTCCGGGCTGAAGGGGCCCTCGCCGTCGAGGCCGTTGTTGGCGTCGATGTAGCGGCCCTGGAAATGGGCTCCGATGGAGATGCCTCCGCCCAGGTGGCAGACGACCACGTTGATGCGCTCGTAGAAGGTCTCGTTCTCCTGCGCGTAGCGCCGTGCCGAGGCGATCTGGTTGAGGGCGTGGCTGATCACCTTGCGCCTGATGGCCTTGATGCCGGTGATCTTCACCCGCGCGGGCGTCTCGTCGACCACCACGGGGTCCACGATGAAGGCCGGCTTGCCGCCCAAAGCGGCGAGCTCGTGCGCGATTAGCCCGCCCAGGTTCGAGGCGTGGTCCCCATAGGTGCCGGCGCGCAGGTCGGCCAGCACGGCCTCGCCCACCCGGTAGGTGCCGTGCGGGATGGGGCGCAGCAGGCCGCCGCGGCCGCAGAAGGCGTCTATGTCGCCGGGGCCGAGCTTGGCGTCCCGCAGGGCGCGCAGCACGGCCTCCTTGCGCATGGCGTACTGCTCGGTGATCTTGCGGCCGACGAAGGGGGCCAGTTCCGACTGGGTGTGCTGCAGCTCCCGGCTGGAGGTCTCCACATCTCCTTCATAGACGGCGATCTTGGTCGAGGTCGAGCCCGGGTTGATGGCCAGGACGCGGTGGCGGCGGAAGAAAGTATCCTTGGGGGTCCGGGCCCAGCGGCCGTAGCGGTGCAGGCGCAGCACCGAGGCCTTGACCGCCAAGCGCACGTCCTCCGGGCTGCAGTCGATGGCCAGGTCCACGCCCCGGAAACCGACGCCGAAGATGACCTGGAACTTCTTGGCCGTGGGGTACCGTGAGGAATAGAGGTCGTAGAGGAGGTTGCCGGTCTCCAGGTTGGGGCAGATGATCACGTTCGTGCCGCCCGTGAGGCCCGCCTCCCCATAGAGCTCGGCGGAGCGCCGCGAGATGGCCGCGCTGATCTTCACCTCGCCCGCGATGCGGATGCCGGCGTAGCGCCGCCCGATGCGCGCGCGCTCGGCCAGCAGGCCCGGCACCAAGGCCATGGCCTGGCGGATCATGACCGGGGAAGGGCCTTCGTCCGAGCCCCGGTGCGAATAGGACACCACGGCCCCGTGGATCTCGGGCAGCACGTCCTCGGGGATGAGGTCGCGCGCCACGGCGCAGATGCCCACGGCCACGTCGGCGAGCTTCTCCGGGGTCATGGTGGCGTTGACGCCCACGTCCCCGAAGACCACGATGTTGTGGGGGTAGTAGCCCTCGGGATGCTCGTCGGGAAGGACGAACACGCCCGCCTCGCAGACCACCTTCCTTTTAGAGAGGACCTCGAGCATGGGGCGGAAGAAATCCTTGGCGCCGTGCCGGGCTCCGCCCACCACCATATCGGCGTGCCCCCGGTGCACGGCGTAGACGCCGAAGAGCCCCGGCTCCGAGACCGAGCGCTTGGCGGCGGCCAGGTCCGCCGCTTGGCTGCCGCAGCGCCGGTTCTTGAGGCAGTCGTCCGCGAACTCCGAAACCAACGCAGGGTTCCGGGAGATGTCCACGAAGGAGGACGCCGACAAGGCGAACTCCACTCGGGTGGACTCCAGGTGGGCCAGGGACTGCGCCGCCGCGGCGCGCACCGATTCCTCCGAGGCCAGGAGCACCGGCTTGATGAACCGCGCCAGATAGCAGACGGCCTCGAGCACGCGCGGGTCGTCCGGCTCGGTGAACACGACGGTGGGGCGGTCCTTCTGGAGAGAGAGGATGTGCGTGTCGAACGACTCCTCTATCCTGAACATGACGGTTTGTATTATAACCTTTATTTTATTAAAGTAAGCCCTATGGACTTCGATTTCTCGAACCCCGTCAAGATCGTGCAGCGCACCGCGCGGGACTTCGCGCGCCAGGCCGTGGCGCCTCTGGTCCCGGAGATGGAGGGATCCGGAAGATTCCCCAAGCCCCTCATCAAGCAGATGGCCGAGGTGGGCCTGCTCGGCCTGGTCACCCCGCGCCGCTACGGCGGCTCGGAGCTGGGCTTTCTGGCCCGCACCGTGGCCGTGGCCGAGATCAGCAAGGTCTCCGCGGCCGTGGGCATCGCCCTGCAGGTGCACCACATGCAGGCCGCGGCCATCAACGACTGGGGCACCAAGGCTCAGAAGGAGAAGCACCTGCCCCGCCTGTGCCGGGGCGATTTCCTCGGGACCTGCGCGGTGACCGAGCCCACCGGCGGCTCCGACCTCCTCGGGATGGCCAGCACGGCGGCCCGCGAGCGCGGCGGCTATCTCCTCAACGGCAGCAAGTGCTACATCACCAACGCCCACCTCTGCGCCTCCCCGCTGGTCATCGCCAAGACCGGCGAGGGCTCGCGGGGCCTGAGCGCCTTCATCATCGCGAAGGGGACTCCGGGCTTCTCCCTGGGCCGCGAGGAGCGCAAGATGGGACTGCTCGGCGCCGACACCGGCTCGTTCTTCTTCAAGAACTGCCGCGTGGCGGAAGCCGACCTGGTGGGCGACGAGGGCGAAGGCATGAAGGTGGCTCTCAAGACCATCGGCGAGGTGGGCCGGCCGGGCATGGCCGCCATCTCCCTGGGGATACTGGAGGCCGCCTTCGACGAGGCGGTGAAGTTCTCCAAGGGCCGCACCCTCTACGGCAAGCCCATCGCCGGCCTGCAGGCCATCCAGTGGAGCGTGGCCGAGATCCTGACCGACCTGGAGACGGCCCGGCTGGTCTGCTACCGAGCCTCCTGGCTCAAGGACCAGGGGCGCGACTGCGCCGCGCCCATGACCATGGCCAAGCTCTACACCACCGAGGCCGCCCTGCGCGCCAGCCGCAAGGCCCTGGAGATCCACGGCGGCTGCGGCACCATGCTGGACTACCCGGTGCAGCGCTACTTCCGCGACGCCATGGTCTGCATCTCGGCCGGCGGCACCACCGAGGTCGGCAAGATCGTGCTCTCTCGCGCCGCGCTCAACTAGCCATGAACATCATCGTCTGCATCAAGCCCGTGCCGGACCCTTCCCGCTTCGACAAGCTTCGCCTCGACCCGGACACCATGCTCCTGCGCCGCGACGAGGTGCCCTCGGTCATCAACCCCCTGGACCGCAACGCCCTGGAGGCCGCGGCCGCGCTCAAGGCCCGTCACAAAGGCAGAGTCAGCGCGCTGTGCATGGCCGCGCCGGGCGCGGCGGAGCAGCTCCAGGAGGCCTTGGCCCTGGGCTGCGACCGGGCCTGCCTCCTGACCGACGCGGCTTTCGCCGGCGCCGATACCTTGGCCACGGCCCGCGTCCTGGCCGCGGCCGTGCGCAAGCTCGGAGCCTTCGATCTCATCCTCTGCGGCGCCTACACCGCCGACGGCAGCACGGGCCAGGTGGGCCCCCAACTGGCCGAGCTCCTGGGCATCCCGGACCTGACCTTCGCCCGCTCTTTGGAGGTCAAGAAGCGGAAGCTGCACGCGCACTGCCTGCGCGAGGACGGCCAAGCCGTGTGCGAGACGGACCTCCCGGCTCTAGTCACCTTGGACCAGTCGGCCAACGTCCCGCGCTTGACCCCGCTCTCCGGCCTGCGGCCGGCCGCGGGCAGGAAGATCTCGACCTGGTCGGCCCGCGACCTGCGCCTCTCCCCCTCCTTCGTGGGGCTGGCAGGCTCGCCCACCCGCATGCTCAACATCTTCACCCCGCCGGTCAAGCGCAAGGGCGAGATGCTCCAGGGCTCGGCCGACGAGGCCGCGGCCCAGCTTTTGGAGAGGCTGCGGCGGGACAAGGCGCTATCATGAAACCCTCTCTTTGGATCTGCGTCCCGCATCAGAACGGCCGGCCCGACCCCGTCGGGCTGGAGCTGCTGGGCAAGGGCCGCGCGCTGGCCGAGAGCGCCGGCATGGTCCTGGAAGCCGTGGTCCTGGGCGCCGGAGCCGCGCCAGCGGCCAAGGCCCTCCTGGAGCACGGACCGTCCACGGTCTACGTCCTCGACGACCCGCGCCTGGAGACAGGCGGCACTCCGGTCCGGGCCTATGCGCTGGCCGAGCTGGCCAAGAGGCGCAAGCCCGAGGTCCTGCTCCTGTCCGCGCTGCGCGAGGATTCCGCCCTGGCCTCCCGCGCGGCGGCGCGCCTGGGCACGGGCCTCAGCGCCCATTGCGTGGACCTCAAATTCGACGGCTCCAGCCTCATCCAGACCGTGCCCGGCTTCGGCGGCAACGTCATGGCCAACATCGTCTGCCCTGACCGGCGGCCGCAGATGGCGACCGTGGCGCCGGGAGTGTTCGCCCCGGTCCCCGGCCGGGCCCCGGGCGCCAAGGTCGTTCGGGAGAAGGTCTCTTTGCCGCGCGGCCTGCGCGGGGTACGGACCCTGTCGGTGCGCGCCGAGTCGGACGGCTCCGGCCCGGCCGCGCTCAAGAGCGCCCGCGTGGTGGTGGCCGGCGGGCACGGCGTGGGCTCGCGCAAGGACTGGGCCCTGCTCGAGGACCTGGCCCGCGCGCTGGGCGGCGCGGTGGGCGCGACCCGGCCGCCCGTGGATGAAGGCTGGGCCAAGACGCGGCAGATGATCGGCGCCAGCGGCATCTCCATCAAGCCCCGCCTCTACATCGGCGCGGGAATCTCCGGGATGATGCACCACACCGTGGGCATCCAGGGCGCCAAGACCATCGTGGCCGTCAACCGCGACCCCAAGGCCCCCATCTTCCAGACCGCGGACTACGGCATCGTGGGAGACCTCAAGGAGGTCATCCCGGCCCTGCTCCAGCGTCTGCGCACCGGCAAAGGCCTGGCCGCCAAGATCAAGCCCGCGGGCTGCGCGCGCACCTCCCAGTCGTACCGGGAGAGTCTGAGCAAGATGCGTCCCAACATCCACAAGTTCGGCCGCTTGATCACGGACGTGGCCTGCGATCCCCTGACCAAGCGCACCGTGGAAGGCCACGCCCAGCTCTTCGACGCGGCCCGCGACCCCAAGCATCAGGACCTCTTCACCACGACCTCCCACCTGACGGGCAAGCGCGTCTCGCGCTACCTGTCCTTGCTGCAGTCGCCCGAGGACGTCTTCGCCTTGAGCCGCATGAAGCGCGCGGCCTTCAACCTGACCGGCACCTGCACCGGAGGCCGCTGCGTGGGCGGAGCGGCCCTCAACGCCATGTGGTCCGTCACCTGGGACCTCGACCAGGCGCAGGGCACCGATTATCATCAGCGGCTGCGCCGCTGGCTGCGCGACGCCCAGGAGCGCGACATCACCGTGGCCGGCGCGCTCACCGACCCCAAAGGCAACCGCAAGCTCCCCCCCTCCCGCCAGGCCGACCCGGACTCCTATCTGCGCGTCGTGGCCCGGCGCCAGGGCGGCGTGGTGGTGCGCGGGGCCAAGGTCATGATCTGCGGCGTGGCCGCGGCCCAGGAGATCTTCGTGATGCCGGGCACGCGCCTGAAGCGCTCGGAGGCCGACTACGCGGTGAGCTTCGTCATCCCGCGCGACGTGCCGGGCCTGACCATCGTGGAGGCGCGGCGGCCGTCCGACACGCGCGAGCAGGAGGAGGGCTTCGACAACCCCGTGGCCCGCGGCGGCATCACCCAGGCCTATCTCTTCTTCGAGGACGTGTTCGTGCCGAAGGAGCGCATCTTCCTCCACGGCGAGTACGCCGCGGCCGAGGACGCGGTCACGCGCTTCACTTTGCCCTACCGCTCCGCCATCGGCGGCTGCGTGGCCGGGCAGGGCGACGTGATGGTCGGGGCGGCCATCCTCATGGCCCGGGCCAACGGCCTGCAGGAGAAGGTGTTCCGCGACAAGCTGGTGCGCATGCTGGTCAACAACGAGACCACCTTCGGGGTGGGCCTGGCCGCGGCCGTGCTGGGGCGCAAGCATCCCTCGGGGAGCTGGCTGCCCGACTCCCTGATGGCCAACATCAACAAGGTCCACGTGGCCACCCTGCCCTACGAGACCAAGCGCCTGACCCAGGAGATCGCGGGCGGCATCGCGGAGACCGGCTGCATGCCCTCGGCCAAGGATTTCCTTGACGAGCGCTATGGGCACCTCATCCGCAAGTACCTCAAGGCGCACGCCCCGGCCGAGACCCGGGCCCGCATCGCGCGCCTCATCGAGTGGCTGACCATCGGCGCGGGCGTGCCGGGCTGCATGCACGGCGGCGGCTCGCCCGACGGGGCGCGGCTCTCCGTCTTCGCCGACGCCAAGCTCAAGGAGATGGCGGACCTGGCCAAGCGCCTGGGCGGCATCTCCGACATCTCCCTGGAGGGCTGAGTGGAATTCCACGAGACGGTCCGCGCGCGGCAGTCCGTGCGGGAGTTCAAGCCCGACCCGGTCCCGTCCGAGGTCCTGCTGCGCCTGCTGGAGGCCTTCCGGGCCGCGCCCTCCTGGGCCAATGTCCAGCCCTGGGAGCTGATCCTGGTCCAGGACCCGGAGCTCAGGCGCCGGCTGCAGCAGACCCTCTCGCCGGGCAACCCCGCCACCAAGGCCGCAGTCGAGGCGCCGGTGCTGGTCTGCGCGGTAGGCATCGCGGGGCGCTCCGGCTGGTACAAGGGCAAGCCCGTGACCGCGCGCAACGACGAGTGGATGCTCTTCGACCTGGGCATCGCCTGCGAGCACCTGGCTTTGGCCGCGGCCGCCGAGGGGCTGGGCACCGTGCATGCGGGCTACTTCGACTTCGCCAAGGCCGGGGAGATCCTCGGGGTCCCGGTCGGCCGCAGCGTGGTGGAGCTCATCCCTCTAGGCTACCCCGCGCGCCTGCCC from Elusimicrobiota bacterium includes:
- a CDS encoding electron transfer flavoprotein subunit beta/FixA family protein — encoded protein: MNIIVCIKPVPDPSRFDKLRLDPDTMLLRRDEVPSVINPLDRNALEAAAALKARHKGRVSALCMAAPGAAEQLQEALALGCDRACLLTDAAFAGADTLATARVLAAAVRKLGAFDLILCGAYTADGSTGQVGPQLAELLGIPDLTFARSLEVKKRKLHAHCLREDGQAVCETDLPALVTLDQSANVPRLTPLSGLRPAAGRKISTWSARDLRLSPSFVGLAGSPTRMLNIFTPPVKRKGEMLQGSADEAAAQLLERLRRDKALS
- a CDS encoding nitroreductase family protein, which gives rise to MEFHETVRARQSVREFKPDPVPSEVLLRLLEAFRAAPSWANVQPWELILVQDPELRRRLQQTLSPGNPATKAAVEAPVLVCAVGIAGRSGWYKGKPVTARNDEWMLFDLGIACEHLALAAAAEGLGTVHAGYFDFAKAGEILGVPVGRSVVELIPLGYPARLPRRVERKPLAEFVSLDRHGNPFPLPAAK
- a CDS encoding electron transfer flavoprotein subunit beta/FixA family protein, which produces MDVAVILRQVPDTEAAVKPDPARPGAILETDIKFILNPYDEYAVEEALRITEKAGGSAVGFCIGPARAEAALRSALAMGLERAVWICEPAAWQADVVTQGRILAAAIKGFNPSLILCGREMIDTQEDALAAAVAQYLDIPHVLGAAKIELCEDKLLVQREVEGATLEIEASLPAALSCSKGLNEPRYPTLLAIKRSKNKEIKKVTLAELGVDLGPPKSRVLALQPPPPRPKGLRAEGEPAAVTAQGLEWLSHVAKVI
- a CDS encoding FAD-binding protein, translating into MKPSLWICVPHQNGRPDPVGLELLGKGRALAESAGMVLEAVVLGAGAAPAAKALLEHGPSTVYVLDDPRLETGGTPVRAYALAELAKRRKPEVLLLSALREDSALASRAAARLGTGLSAHCVDLKFDGSSLIQTVPGFGGNVMANIVCPDRRPQMATVAPGVFAPVPGRAPGAKVVREKVSLPRGLRGVRTLSVRAESDGSGPAALKSARVVVAGGHGVGSRKDWALLEDLARALGGAVGATRPPVDEGWAKTRQMIGASGISIKPRLYIGAGISGMMHHTVGIQGAKTIVAVNRDPKAPIFQTADYGIVGDLKEVIPALLQRLRTGKGLAAKIKPAGCARTSQSYRESLSKMRPNIHKFGRLITDVACDPLTKRTVEGHAQLFDAARDPKHQDLFTTTSHLTGKRVSRYLSLLQSPEDVFALSRMKRAAFNLTGTCTGGRCVGGAALNAMWSVTWDLDQAQGTDYHQRLRRWLRDAQERDITVAGALTDPKGNRKLPPSRQADPDSYLRVVARRQGGVVVRGAKVMICGVAAAQEIFVMPGTRLKRSEADYAVSFVIPRDVPGLTIVEARRPSDTREQEEGFDNPVARGGITQAYLFFEDVFVPKERIFLHGEYAAAEDAVTRFTLPYRSAIGGCVAGQGDVMVGAAILMARANGLQEKVFRDKLVRMLVNNETTFGVGLAAAVLGRKHPSGSWLPDSLMANINKVHVATLPYETKRLTQEIAGGIAETGCMPSAKDFLDERYGHLIRKYLKAHAPAETRARIARLIEWLTIGAGVPGCMHGGGSPDGARLSVFADAKLKEMADLAKRLGGISDISLEG
- a CDS encoding acyl-CoA dehydrogenase family protein — its product is MDFEFSAEQRMAIDGARRFAQDKLAPAVAELDEKGEVNLKALKELGELGYLGMTVAEEHGGSALGAVAYAGSMVEFSKADAGAAVAVSVQNSLVNDAVEHFGTEAQKKKYLPKLTSGEWIGCFSLTEAGAGSDPASMRATAVRKDGGFVINGTKNFTTNGGIADVIIVFTRSDVPAGGKPGINAFLFTKDAPGFSVGKHENKMGIRTSSTTEMVFDDCRVPADALLGEEGKGLKVALATLDGGRIGIASQAVGIAEAALDEAVRYAKERVQFGKPIAELEVLQFMLADMATDVELAKTMLYRVAWMKDAGKPRFTKEAAMLKLFASEMAHRVCHKAVQIHGGYGFMKDYKVERLYRDQRITEIYEGTSEIQRLVIARSVLGA
- the buk gene encoding butyrate kinase; this translates as MHRYGRWARTPKDTFFRRHRVLAINPGSTSTKIAVYEGDVETSSRELQHTQSELAPFVGRKITEQYAMRKEAVLRALRDAKLGPGDIDAFCGRGGLLRPIPHGTYRVGEAVLADLRAGTYGDHASNLGGLIAHELAALGGKPAFIVDPVVVDETPARVKITGIKAIRRKVISHALNQIASARRYAQENETFYERINVVVCHLGGGISIGAHFQGRYIDANNGLDGEGPFSPERCGSLPQAQFAELFFSGRYTFAEVRKLIKGAGGLIDLLGTADLREVERRILAGDAEAAEVLDAMAYQIAKAAAALVPAFDGQKLDRVILTGGMARSGLLVERVTGYLRGLGCGVTVYPGENEMAALAKGALRVLYGREAAREYAPVDAPAAQAA
- a CDS encoding acyl-CoA dehydrogenase family protein, coding for MDFDFSNPVKIVQRTARDFARQAVAPLVPEMEGSGRFPKPLIKQMAEVGLLGLVTPRRYGGSELGFLARTVAVAEISKVSAAVGIALQVHHMQAAAINDWGTKAQKEKHLPRLCRGDFLGTCAVTEPTGGSDLLGMASTAARERGGYLLNGSKCYITNAHLCASPLVIAKTGEGSRGLSAFIIAKGTPGFSLGREERKMGLLGADTGSFFFKNCRVAEADLVGDEGEGMKVALKTIGEVGRPGMAAISLGILEAAFDEAVKFSKGRTLYGKPIAGLQAIQWSVAEILTDLETARLVCYRASWLKDQGRDCAAPMTMAKLYTTEAALRASRKALEIHGGCGTMLDYPVQRYFRDAMVCISAGGTTEVGKIVLSRAALN